The DNA region CGCCTGGTGGTCTATGACAGTGCGGGCCTTTATTTCCCGGCGACGTTCAGCCCGGACCTGTTTATGCCGACGGATGTAGCCGAGGTGCGGCGGCTGGCGGCCACACTGACGCCAAAACCGCTCGATATGCCGGGTTTTGTGGCGAGGGCTGCGCTGCGGAAGCTGGAAGGAAACGCCTGGGTGATTCGCCGCAGCATGACCGCGATGACTAACGGATACGATCTGCTGGATTTTCGGCTGAACAATATGCAGCGCCCTGTACTGATTGTGTGGGGAGCGCAGGACGCGCTGATTCCGCTCTCTGTCGGCGAGACGATGCACCGGGATATTCCGGACTCTGTTCTGAATGTGATGGAGGGCTGCGGGCATCTCGCCCCGGCGGTGTGCTGGAAGCCGGTGGTGCGGAGTACGGTAGATTTTTTGCGAGCGGAACCGCCGATGCAGGGTGGAGAGAAGACCTTTCCGGCGGAGCAGTAGGTAGATTTCAGTCAGGTCGCCATTGATAGGCATCTGGCTGGGGGAGACCGATGTGGCTGAGGACTCGGTTGATGAACTGGCGAGCCATCTCGGTGGTGTTCTGCGGGTGGTTGTAGAGCGTGGGAATGACGGGGAAGATAACCGCTCCGGCGTCGGATGCGAGCTGCATGTTGCGAAGATGAATGCGGTTGAGCGGAGTTTCGCGGACGCACAGCAGCAGCGGGCGGCGCTCTTTGAGGCAAACGTCGGCGGCGCGCTGGATCAGGTTTGCGGCGAGGCCATTGGCGACGGCGGCGAGGGTTCCCATGGAGCAGGGAAGGATGATCATGGCGTCGGTGGGATAGCTGCCGCTGGCGATGTTGGCGCCGATGTCGGTTTCGGGATGCTGCTGGACTTTGGCTGAGGGTGCGCCGAGGAGTTTTTCCGTGAGGCCATTGCGGCCGCTGAGCTGCATCTCTTCGGCGAAGACACGGAGAGCGCTGTCTGAGACGACGAAGTTGACCTTGGCCACGCGGATATCAGCGGCGAGCGCACGCAGGATCTCGGCGGCGTAAATGGAGCCGCTGGCTCCGGTAACGGCTAGCGTGATGTTGCGGGCGTTAGGCACTGGATGATTATCGCCTACGCGCCTCGAAGTGCGTAGGCGATGAGGGTTTGGCCGTGGAGGCCGTGCGCAGTGTTGTAGGCCTCGTTGCTGGCCTCTTCCTGCGCGGGGATGTTGGGATCAAGCTCGCAGGCGGCGATCTCTTCGGTGCTGGCGTGGATGTAGCAGAGCTCGCAGGTGGCGAGGTTGTCCTCAGCGGTTCGCATGGGCGGCCCGAAGGTGCGGCAGAGGATGGGGCGATGCTCGTAGA from Edaphobacter paludis includes:
- a CDS encoding UbiX family flavin prenyltransferase: MPNARNITLAVTGASGSIYAAEILRALAADIRVAKVNFVVSDSALRVFAEEMQLSGRNGLTEKLLGAPSAKVQQHPETDIGANIASGSYPTDAMIILPCSMGTLAAVANGLAANLIQRAADVCLKERRPLLLCVRETPLNRIHLRNMQLASDAGAVIFPVIPTLYNHPQNTTEMARQFINRVLSHIGLPQPDAYQWRPD